GCCTCCAGCCGCTGCAGCTCGGCATCATATTGCTGCGCATGGATCGCGGCCAGTTGCAGCGCAGCCGCCTCCTGGCTGATGCTCTTCCCGGCCTCGTTGCGAATGCGCATCTCTTCGAGCGCCATCCCGGTGCGCACCTGCATGGCGTAGATTTCGTTCGAGACATCGTATCGATCCTGTTGTGCCCGCGCATCGTGCTGCCGCCAGGTCAACAGCGCATCGTCCTTCGGCGCAACGGTGCCATTCCTGCGCACATCCTCGGCCATAAACCGCGCAATCCTCTGATGCGCCTGCCGTAACCCTTCCTCGGCCAGTGTCCGCTGCTTGGCCTCAATGGCGCTATATTCATCGGCATAGGCCGCTGAGCCTTTGACGAGCGTGTCCTTTTTCTGCTCCCAATAGTCGTACTCGGTCTTTAGATCGACATTGCGCTCGAGGATCATATGGTTGAGCTGATCCTGAAACTGCTTGATCTGTTTCTCTGCCTCCCTGCTCGCCGTGTTCGTCAGGTCGCCGACGCCGCCAAAACCACCCTTGCCGCCCTTATTGCCTTTTCCATGATCGCCCGGAAGAATTCCGGTAGGCGGCGCGTTCATCGCGGCAACTATCCTGGCATAATCGTCTTGGGCTTTCCCGATGTCGGCAATGGCATCCTTCGCCCTTTTGGCCTGATGAGCAGCAGCGGCTGAATGGCTCGTCGAAACATATCCCTGCGGCGTAAGCGTATAACCATGGGAAACAAAAAAATGAGAAATCTCAGCGTCGAGCCACACTAAGCCGTCTTTTGACTCCCGCAGAGCTTCAACAAATGCAACCAGAAACTGCGTGTCCAGCTTGATCTCTTCGCCGAACCGCGCGCCCAGATCGTTGAACGAGCCCACGCCGCCCGTCAGCGCTTCAACCCCAGCAATCACCTGAGTGAGCGCAGGCGTCAGTCCTGCCGTAAAAGAAAGCCCAGCCCCCTCCACGTGCTGTTGCAGATCAGCCATCCGTTCTTTTGTCGCTTCCAACTGCTCTGCGAGTTTGCCGTTGAGTTCAACGCCTGCCGCTGACGCCTTCTGCTGGAAGATCTGCCAGTTGTCCCCCAGTTCGATCAGTGTGGCGATCTGCTCAGCGCCTGCCCGCTGGCCGAGGAGTTGGCTGGCTAGCTCCACCCGGCGAATCGGGCTCTCCGTCTGCGCCAGCGTCGACGCGAACTTGCGAAAGGCGATTTCTGCCCCATCGGTGCGATTCGCCAGATCCGTTGCATTCAGACCCAGCGACTTCATAAAGGCCTTCGAAGTCTTATTGCCCTCGGTGGCCTGCGCAATCATGCGGTCCATGCGCGCAACCGCCTGCGCCATCCGGTCAAAGTCGCCGCCCGTAACCGCAGCCGCATAGTGCAGCGTGGAAAGTGTGCCGACTTCCAAACCTGTCTCGCGGCTTGCGCGCTGCATCGCCTCCGCAAACTCCAGCGATCGCGAGACAGCTTCCTTGAGTTGGTCGACGATCTCACCCGCAGCAGCGATTCCAGTAATCGCTTCCAGTCCCTCCGGAACCGCCTCACGCAGGGAAACGCCTCCGATGCGCTCTTTCAGGCTGACACTATCGTGGGTCTTCGCGCTGACTTCGCTCGCTCGCGCCGTCTCCAGCTTGGCCGCAGCCAGTCGCTGATAAGCAGCGGCCGCGGCAGTAACGCCCGTCGCCTCGTCAAGAAATCCCTTGCGTGTCAGCGCCTGAATCCGCATCGCGTCAATCGACGCCTGCCGCTCTTTTTCTCTCGACTGAACGATGCGAACACTCTCTTGTGTTACTGCATCGCCGGAGTATTTCGCCGCCAACGCTGCCGCTTTGGCAGCTTCAGCATTGGCCTTTCCGGTTGCAATCGCGGTCGCGCCGACTTCCTTGAGTGCCTTCGTCGCCTGCGCGCCGTCGACAGCGACAACAACTTCAACCTTATTTGGCATCGTTTTCTCCAATCACTTCATCCAGGACATGCATCATGGCCTCTTCCGCGCTTCCCTGCGCCGCTTCAAACGCTGGCCGCACGAATGGATGAGGCGGTACATCTTCACCGGCAACGCCGGTTCCGCGCGTCTTACCATTTCCCAACAACGTCAGCGAGCCGCCGTGAATTTCGCGGTGGCCATATTCCACGTCATGCGCAACGCGCTGCAGACTCGGCTTTGGTCCAATATGCCCTTCGACCGGAACGGCATTCTTCGGTATCAGAATGCGGATACCAGCCTTCATCGCGCCCGGTTCGAGCGAATCGCTTCCCGTTGTCTTCTTATCCAGCACGGGCGCACGCTCCACCATCTCCTGCCGAAACACCGTAGCCCCGGCCCGCACCATGCGAACGGCGGTTGCGCCGGTGATTTCCTCGCCCAATGCGCTCATCTTTGCACCGAGGGCATCGAAACCACGAAAATCCATCTCCATCTCTGCCATCGGGAACCTTATACACAAAGAAGAGAGCCGCCTGCAGGCGGCTCTCTTCTTTGCTTCAAAACCTTCGACTCAGTTGACCGAGAAACCCAATGGACGCGACCACTTCGCCACTTCTTTGTGCGTACGGAAATCGAGATAGCTGATATATTCCAAACCTGCATCTCCGTCGCGCCCTTGCGACAAAACACAACGTATCATCGCATCCAGCAATTGCTTATCGCTAAAGGAAGCCTCATAAAAGGCATCTCCAACCTCAACCTTTGCCATGTCCCCATGCGAGTCGTACTCCCCAATGACTCCTGATGGCACGGCTCGAAGCGCATCACGGCATTTAGCTTCGCGCGTGGGATTCGCCGGAGGAAGCGATGCCGCAACACTCGAAGCTGCCACAATCGCGGTCGTCTGCGCGCCATCTTCCTGATGCACACGATGGGCCACATAAAGACCAAAGCCGATTACCACCACGAACACCCACAGCCTTTTCATGCCGCGCAGTATATCATCTTTTCGGCTTGAACCCAGCCGCAAGTTTCCAATAGATACGCAGATCTTCGATCTCTTTCTCGCGCTGCCTGCGGCTGAGACGCTTCGGCTTTGCCGACGCTTCATTCTTCCAGAGCGACGGCATGAAGTCCTTCGCGGTGAGCTGCTCCTCAAACTGGATAAAACCACAACGGCGCACCATGGCCACGATCTGCGCGCCCATGATCTCCGTCATCTCGTCCGCGCGGCGCAGCTTTACCTGATGTTCTTTTACGAGTGCTGCAAAATAACGCGGATCGATCTCCAAAAACTCTTCGCGATGCATCCCAAGGTGGACGCGCGCAAAGGCTAGCGCTTGATTCCAGAGCTCCTGCCGCCCGGCTCCTATGCGGGCTCGAGAGGGCGGCCGCTATCAGCCTCCGGCTTCGGCATATTGCCGTTCCATGCTTCCAGCATGGCATTGGTGATGGGCAATGCCAGTTCACGCGTAAAAAGCTTTAGCGCCGTGTCGAAATCCATCTCTGGCTGGTAATGGTAGAGCGACACCGCAAACAATGTCCGCACGCTATCAAACGTCAGGTTGCCAATACGCAACAGTAGATTCGCATCATGTCCCGCAGCCAGCAGTTTGACCTCCGCGCGAGCCAGCGCCCTGTGATTGAAGCACATCTTGTAGGTTTTGCCGTCAATCTCAATCTCAGTGAACGGCAGGGTGGGGTCGATCTTCTCAGCAGCAGAATTGAAGCGTGATTTCTTGCTCATAGAAACCTTTCAGAACACAAATTTGGGGAAAAATAACCGGGCACGGCTTCCCAGGTGCAAGCCGCGCCCGGCGGAGGAAAAGGGAGAAGAAGGCTAGCTGCCCTCGGTATAAGTCGGCTGTCCAGTGCGCTGCAGGCTGACCGAAACGGTGATGGACTTGCCGACCGTCACCGTCTCGTCGTACTGCTCGACGAGTGCGGCAAACACCACGGTATCGCCGGAGGTGGTCTGGCCCTGCGCCATCGGGAAGATAATCTGGAACATGAATGCCCGCTGATCGAGGAAAGCGGCCTTCAGCAGCGTCTGGCCGGGATCGGTCGACACCCGGTTCCCCTGCAGGGCAACCTTGCCGGTATCGAGCAGCGTCTTCAGCCATTCCTTGTTTTCGCCGGACTGGAAGTTGGTAATGTCTTCGACATCCCACTTCTGCCCGCTCACCGGCGTCTGCTTCATCTCATAGATGGGGACGAACGGGACCACGCTGAGCGCCACCGCCGAGCCCGTCGCCGTCGCGTCCTGCGAGAGCGTCAACGTGCCGGAGCCGATGCTGGCAATCGTTGTGCCGGTAGGAATGCCCGTACCGGAGATAGGCTGACCCGCATAGAGGCCCACCGTGCTCGACACCGCAGTGACCGACGCGCTGGAGGTGGTCGTCGAGCCGGTAATGCTGATGGGATTGCCGGTATAGTCCGGCGCGTCCGGACCGATGGAAACCAGCATATTGATTGCTGCCTGCGCCTTGCTGTTCTTGTATGCCATATCATTCTCCTGGGTGAATCAAGATTGCCTTCGCCCAGAGGGCGCAGGGTTGAGTGTTGGGGGATGGCGGAAGTTTCAAGCGAAGTTGAAGTTGAAATAGAGATAGAACTCGACCATGCAGCGGTACTGCCGCGCTGCACTTTCAAAGAAATCGATCATCTGGATCAGTTCGGCACCCTCCAGCCAGCTTCCATCGGGAAGTGCGCCTCGATATCCATTCAGCAGTTGCGTCAGCGCGTCGCGCACCTGATATGCGGTCTTTGCCCCCGATGCGCTGGCCGTTCCAACGGCATAGCAGTCAAATTGCACACGGAGCATCTGCAGCCCGGAGGTTTCGAACGTCGGATCACTTCTGCCTCCAACAATCTGAAACGTGATGGCGGGTCCCGTAGCCAGCGTTGCGCCGATGTTCTCCGGCAGCGTGATCGGAAATATCCGGTTCGCCGTGATGGCTTCCAGCCCGGACCCCGCCTGCACGATCAACGCTACGATGCCTTCGAGAATCATCTATTGCGCTCCATTGATCTCAAGGCAATGCAGGTGCAGCACACGGTTGCGCTCCTGCACGTTCTCCGGCGTTTGAATCAGAAGAATGCGGCTTCCAAACAGCACGCGCATTCCCCCTTGAATCACAAGGCTGACTCCTGGCCAATACATCGAGACGCGATGCGTTACCTGCGCAGAAAACTGCCCTTCCTGATAGGCCTCACGCTGCGAGATCGTCTCGATCGCCGCCATGCACGTGAGGATCGTGGCCCACGTCTCCGTCTGGCCGCCGAGCGAATCCTGCGTCGTGGACTGCGCCTGCACCGAAACCTGATAGCGCAGCGAGCCCGGCGGAATCACAAAAGGATTGCGATTCCTATGCCATGGAAAGGGCCAAGTCGCCATCTATGCCACCCGGTTCCTGTACATTTCCAGCAGCTCCGCGATGATGCGCGGAGTTGGAAGATCAACGTCGACGCCGTTCTGAAAGAAGAATGCAGCCATAAACTTGATGGCCTGACGAACACTCTCCGGCACCGGCTGTCCCACATAAGCCGATACATTGGTCACCGCAACAGTCGCGCTGGCTGCGAGCGTTGCCCGCCCGTTCTCGTCAACAGAAGCAATGGTCGTCACCAGATTGGCTGCCGCAGTGCCCGCGCCCGGCACGCTCACCGCCTGGCCAACATCCCCGGCATTGAAGACGGGGCCCACCAGAATCGGGGAATTTGCTGCCATCGACGCCGGAACCGAGCCGCCGTATCCGCACTTGAACTGCACCATAACCGCATTCGCCACGTAGCGGAGCGGCGGCCACGGCTTGGCCCACGGAGGCAGTAACCGCGCGGGCCTCGTGTCCGAGCCGGGATCGAGCTGATACCCATAGATGGGATCGTTGGGGTTCGAGCCATAATCCGTGCTCTGGGTCAGCGGCTGGATATTTCCGTCCACGTCGACATACCGCATAAACGCAATCGACTGGAATGGCGGCTTCGGCAGGCGAAAAGCTGCGTTGAAAGCCCCGCCGGTGCGATAGCGGCCATCAACAAAGGGCCAGCTATCGCGCTGCAGTAGCCACGTCTGCGTCATGAAGGCAGTGCGCGTGTAGTTCTCGCAATACTGGCGTGCCGCCAGTAGCAACGTCGTCAGTTGGCTCGTGAGCTGGCTGTTGAGCGTGGAATCCGCCGGCGTCCCAAGCCCAAGCTGCAACATCATCTCCGCGACCGACACCGGCTCTGCCAGCGGTGCCGCGATTTGGATAATCTCGTTCAACGACGCCTCCGGCGCGTGATGGGTTCAGCCGCGCGAGGTAAAGCCACCTCGGGCGTCGCGGTTTCAATGGGCATCGCACCGATCTCCGCGCGAATGTCCACGGCACGGCCATCGGCAAGCATGGCGCGGGCCGCTTCGGGCGACACTTCCACCACCTCGCCTGCGCGGCGGCCAATCTTCAAACGAATTCGCATAAGAAATCCTTTTGCGACGTTGGGGAGCAGGAGGCTCCATGCCGATCCTCCTGCTTTCTCCCATCCGTTCCAGAGCGTCGAGGGGAACGACTCTGGTGCTAGGCGCTGGGTCCAGCGCTTAGGTGGTTGCGGTTGGCTGCTGGCTGCCCGGATAGTTCAGCCCAGTCAGGATTGCGACCGCCGAGGCATAGTCCGCGCCGGAGCCGCACGCCAGTTCGAGCTGCAGGTAGGGCAGTCCCGCCGGCAGTTGGTCAGCCTGCACGACGATCTCGTAAAACGTGTTTGCCGTGTCGGCAGGCGTGAATCCGGCCGATGTCGCAGCAAACGCCGTCGACGGCGTGCTTCCGTTGAGCGAGAGCGTATCGTTCGCGTTCCCGGAGGTTGTTTGTTTGTAGTACGTGAACGGGATGGCCGTTGCGCCGTCGCCCGAGATGTCCGAGCAGGCATTCAGCGTGATTGCACCTGGCGCAATGGCAAGTGCGCCGAGCTGGATGATGATGTTGGCCTTCGCCGCGTTCTTCAGGTTGAACGGCGTCGCTGCGACGCCGCCGCTGATGCTTTGCGGCGAAAGGATGGAGATGACATGCCCCTCTTCTGCGAGGTTGATTCCACGTGCTCCCATAGTGCTCTCTCCTGCGGCCGTAAGAGCCGCTGTAGGCGACGGGGCCGAAGCGTTCAGCCCCGTCACGGTTGAAGTGCTGCCGACTGCGCTGGCTTACGAGCGGGTGGCGACGGCAACGAAGGAGCTGAGCGCCTGCGAGCCCTTGTACGGGGTCACGGGAGCCTTCTGCTTCGGCTTACCATCGTTGCGCATCATCCAGCGGAAGGCCGTCTGGCCGGTGAGGAACTGCACGTGGATCGATGAATCCGCGCGAATGCCGGACCGCTCGCCGATGAGGTACTGGTCCATATCGGCGAGAATGATGTCGCCGACGGTTCCCAGCGTTGCTGCCTGCTCAATCGGGATGACCGGATGACCGAGAATCGTGCCGTAACCGCCATCGTTGTTGCCACGCATCCCCGGCTGCACATACAGCGCGACTGCCGTGCCCATATCGCCCGGAATCGTCAGCGCATAGAGTTGCGACTCAATGTTCTGGTTGATGAACCACACCGAGTTCTTGCGCCCGCTTGCCAGGCTGGCCGCGTGCATGTTGAGGATGTTGCTCGTGGTGATCGTCGCGGCAGCCTGACCGGAATCCTTGGCCACTATGACCAGCGCGCCCGAATTCAGGATGCCGAGGAACTGCCCGGAGCCCAGCCCGTTGATGCACTCATCATCAAGCGTGAACGCCATCGCCTTCGGGAAGGTTTTGGATGCCCACGCCGAAAGCGCATCGGTATCCTCCAGCAACTCTTCCGTCGCGTAGAGCAGCCCGATCAGCTTGTTGTTGATCAGTTCGATCAGTTTGAAGTTCGGCTTCGACGAGTTATACAGCGCAGCTTCCGCCTCGCGGTAGACGGCGATGCCGCCATACCGGAAGCCGGGCAACCGGCTGTCTTCGTTCACGCCAGGGATCGTCAGGCGAGAAGTCCTCATCGGCGTGCGGTCAGCGCGGCCCGAAACCTGACCCTCGTTCCACACCCGGTCGATGATCTCCGTCGACTGCTCCGTCGGAACCAGAAAGCCGCCGTCCGCGTCCGAGGTCTCGCTCGCTCCGAGCGCCGCCTGCAGACGTGGGTCGGTGACGTGTCCGCCACGGATGGTCGTCGCCTTGACCGCACCAAGGAACTCGCCAAAGTTCCGCCACGGCTTGTCTTCGCCACGGTTATGGCCAGCGGAAGCGCCAGCCGCTCCGGTCGCGGACGCATCCACGGTGGGAGCAGTTCGCTCTGCTTCCAGCAGGCCCGCTGCGCGATCGATATTCGTGCTGTACGACTTGATTGAAGCCATCAGGGCGTCAAACTCCGCGCTCTCCGCATCGGTCAGGTCGCGGTTCTCGCTCTCGGCCAGAGTGCTCAACGCCCTCGCCTTCTTCAGAGCCTCTGCCTTCTTCTGCACCAATTGCATAATATTCATCGGGGTTCCCCCTCCATGGGGCGGTTATGGTTCAGGTGGTCGCGCCTGCGGCAGTCTGCCATCGGGCAGAGTTCCTTGCGCAAAAAAGCCCGGAGCGATCCGGGCATTCATGGGGAGAAGAGGAAGCCCCGCATAGGCGGGATTTCCTCTGATTCAAAAGTCCTCAGAAACTAGGCGCCAGCAAGCTCCAATTGACGCCGATACCGCGCATGCGCTGCCTCGATAGAGGCTCCGTCAGCCGAAGCCAGGCTGTCGTCGCTGACCTCGATGCCATGCTTCTTCGCCGCCGCCTTGATGCGGGCGCGCGCGCGCTTCTTTTCTTCCGCGTCGGGCATCTCCGTCTCACTCCAACGCGAAATCGCATCGCGAATGTGCGCCTCGGTCTTTTCGTCTGTCGAGAACTCGATGGGCAGATGCCAGTCTTCTGTTTTTTCCGATCCCTGATAAGCAAAAGCCGATTTTTCAAGATCTTCGCCATCGACTCGCTTGGTCTTCTTCTCACCGGCTAAAACCTCGCCGCTCACCAACCCATAGGGCGAACTTGCGCCCTGAATCACGGCGCCATAGCGCGCCAGCACTTCGTCGAGCGTCGCCACGGTGTCCGCCATGCCGATCTTCACGGCTTGCTTCGCGCCAAAGACCTTGCCTTGCCCGTAGGTCGCATGCACATTGGCCTGCGATGTCTTGCGGCCCTTCGCCACCGCCGCCTCAAACATGCCGCCAAAGTCATCGACCATCTGCTGCATATCCTGCCGGGCGCCGTCGCCCAACGGTTCATAGGGGTTTCCATTGGTCTTGTTCTCGCCGTAACTGATCAGCGTGACTCTGATGCCTAGATTGTCGAGATATTGCGAATCGTCCTCGTGAATCGAATAGACGCCGACGGAGCCGATCAGCGCAGAAGGCGCCACAACAATCTCGCTACACGCTGATGCAAGATAATATGCGGCGGAAGCACACATGCCGCCGGTGCATGCGATGATCTTTTTCTGGCCGCGCGCTGCGCGGATCTCGCTGGCAAGTTCGTCGACGCCTTCGACCGTCCCTCCGGGCGAGTCGATATCGAGCACAATCGCTCCGACATTCGGATCGCCTACAGCCTGCCGAAGCTGCCCAGCGAGCTGCAGCGTGGACGCGCCCCAACCAAACCGCGAGACCGTTCCATAGACGGGAATTACCGCAACGCTGCCCTTCGCTCCGCTGGCCAGCCGCGCCGAGCGTGCAGCCTGGATGCCAAGTGCCGCGGCAAGAATTGCTTCTTCCGTGGCTCCCAATACGCTGCGGGCCGCGCCAACGCGCACCAGCGCCTCCAGGGCCTTCAAGTTCTCGGGCCGCATCGCCCATACCTGCCCATACATCGCCTTGCGGACACTCTCATATAGCGTCATTGCACTCCCTCCACGGCCAGGGCCGCTAACTTTCTCGGTTCGGTTGCAGCGACGTGCTCAATCCACTCCAGCGCCGCCGAATGTGTCTCGTCTTCCTCGTCCGCCAGCAGCAGAGCAAGATGCTGCGCGCGCGCATCGCATGCAATCTTCACCATCAGCGCTACGCTCGCTTCCATGTGGAACACATCTGCAATAAACCGCGTGTGCTCCACATAAAACTGTGACGCCTCGGCGAACCCGGCATCCCCATCGATCATGCGTCGCACGGCGCTCACTTCTTTTCGCACACAACGGTCCGCCGCACCCGCAGCGAGCAGTTCCAGCCGTCCGCGTGTCGCCGCCATCGTTGCCGCATCTGGCGTGCCCGACCCCGCACCGTCGTCGGAAGCATCATCATCGCTTTCAGGATCATCCGGTGCGCTCTTCACAATTTGCGAAGGAGCTACCAATTGCGACAACGGCAGCAGGTTCGCCGATCGCCAGAAGAGCTTGCCCTGTCCGTTCGGAATCGGGTTCAGGTCCTCCAGCTCGCGTACATCATCAGGGCACATCCAGGAGTTCTGAATCGCTGTCGCATAGCCGGCGAACCGCGTGGCATTGTCCCCGCGTAGAAATGCGGCCATCGAAAGCTTCGCGTAAAAGCGCGAATCGGCCAGCAGATCGCGCTGCACCGCTTGCTCCCACATGATGTTCATGGGATGCACGGTGTACTGCGCGTTCATGATGTTGAACTGCTCTGTGCTGGCGAAGGTCGCAGCCTTGCCGCTGTCGATTCCGACCATGTG
This genomic interval from Edaphobacter acidisoli contains the following:
- a CDS encoding S49 family peptidase, giving the protein MTLYESVRKAMYGQVWAMRPENLKALEALVRVGAARSVLGATEEAILAAALGIQAARSARLASGAKGSVAVIPVYGTVSRFGWGASTLQLAGQLRQAVGDPNVGAIVLDIDSPGGTVEGVDELASEIRAARGQKKIIACTGGMCASAAYYLASACSEIVVAPSALIGSVGVYSIHEDDSQYLDNLGIRVTLISYGENKTNGNPYEPLGDGARQDMQQMVDDFGGMFEAAVAKGRKTSQANVHATYGQGKVFGAKQAVKIGMADTVATLDEVLARYGAVIQGASSPYGLVSGEVLAGEKKTKRVDGEDLEKSAFAYQGSEKTEDWHLPIEFSTDEKTEAHIRDAISRWSETEMPDAEEKKRARARIKAAAKKHGIEVSDDSLASADGASIEAAHARYRRQLELAGA
- a CDS encoding phage head closure protein, producing MATWPFPWHRNRNPFVIPPGSLRYQVSVQAQSTTQDSLGGQTETWATILTCMAAIETISQREAYQEGQFSAQVTHRVSMYWPGVSLVIQGGMRVLFGSRILLIQTPENVQERNRVLHLHCLEINGAQ
- a CDS encoding HK97 gp10 family phage protein, with the protein product MAEMEMDFRGFDALGAKMSALGEEITGATAVRMVRAGATVFRQEMVERAPVLDKKTTGSDSLEPGAMKAGIRILIPKNAVPVEGHIGPKPSLQRVAHDVEYGHREIHGGSLTLLGNGKTRGTGVAGEDVPPHPFVRPAFEAAQGSAEEAMMHVLDEVIGENDAK
- a CDS encoding phage head-tail connector protein, which encodes MNEIIQIAAPLAEPVSVAEMMLQLGLGTPADSTLNSQLTSQLTTLLLAARQYCENYTRTAFMTQTWLLQRDSWPFVDGRYRTGGAFNAAFRLPKPPFQSIAFMRYVDVDGNIQPLTQSTDYGSNPNDPIYGYQLDPGSDTRPARLLPPWAKPWPPLRYVANAVMVQFKCGYGGSVPASMAANSPILVGPVFNAGDVGQAVSVPGAGTAAANLVTTIASVDENGRATLAASATVAVTNVSAYVGQPVPESVRQAIKFMAAFFFQNGVDVDLPTPRIIAELLEMYRNRVA
- a CDS encoding phage major capsid protein produces the protein MNIMQLVQKKAEALKKARALSTLAESENRDLTDAESAEFDALMASIKSYSTNIDRAAGLLEAERTAPTVDASATGAAGASAGHNRGEDKPWRNFGEFLGAVKATTIRGGHVTDPRLQAALGASETSDADGGFLVPTEQSTEIIDRVWNEGQVSGRADRTPMRTSRLTIPGVNEDSRLPGFRYGGIAVYREAEAALYNSSKPNFKLIELINNKLIGLLYATEELLEDTDALSAWASKTFPKAMAFTLDDECINGLGSGQFLGILNSGALVIVAKDSGQAAATITTSNILNMHAASLASGRKNSVWFINQNIESQLYALTIPGDMGTAVALYVQPGMRGNNDGGYGTILGHPVIPIEQAATLGTVGDIILADMDQYLIGERSGIRADSSIHVQFLTGQTAFRWMMRNDGKPKQKAPVTPYKGSQALSSFVAVATRS
- a CDS encoding phage tail tube protein — encoded protein: MAYKNSKAQAAINMLVSIGPDAPDYTGNPISITGSTTTSSASVTAVSSTVGLYAGQPISGTGIPTGTTIASIGSGTLTLSQDATATGSAVALSVVPFVPIYEMKQTPVSGQKWDVEDITNFQSGENKEWLKTLLDTGKVALQGNRVSTDPGQTLLKAAFLDQRAFMFQIIFPMAQGQTTSGDTVVFAALVEQYDETVTVGKSITVSVSLQRTGQPTYTEGS